In one window of Psychrobacter sp. P2G3 DNA:
- the tkt gene encoding transketolase: MPTPINERKLANAIRVLSFDAVQKANSGHPGAPMGMADIAEVLWRKFLKHNPADPQWHNRDRFVLSNGHGSMLIYSLLHLSGYDVSVDDLKGFRQLHSKTPGHPELGYTPGIETTTGPLGQGIANAVGFAIAEKTLAAQFNRDGHNIVDHHTYAFLGDGCLMEGISHEVCSLAGTLSLGKLVFFYDDNGISIDGNVEGWFTDDTQARFEAYGWQVIKVDGHDTDAITQATEKAIAETTKPSLIICKTTIGAGSPNKQGLAASHGAPLGDDEIALTRDALSWKHAPFELDDEIYEAWDAKAKGDVQQKNWDADFEAYKKAYPELASELLRRLNGELPADFDKQAQDYIQQTQEQGGDVASRKASQNAINTLQPLLPELLGGSADLAGSNLTLFKGAKGIETDADGNYIYYGVREFGMTAIANGIALHGGFIPYVATFLMFMEYARNAVRMGALMKQRIIHVYTHDSIGLGEDGPTHQPVEQLTSLRTTPNLRTWRPCDATESATAWVEAIKSENNPSALIFSRQSLPHQARDSEQVANITKGGYVLAKEQGELKAIIIATGSEVGLAMEAYETLSENGVGVRVVSMPCAEIFMEQDASYRDAVLPATIRARVAVEAAHVDYWYKFVGLDGKVIGMTTYGESAPASDLYKEFGITTEAVVDAVNSLM; encoded by the coding sequence ATGCCCACCCCAATTAACGAACGTAAATTAGCCAATGCCATCCGTGTGCTCTCATTTGATGCGGTTCAAAAAGCCAACTCTGGACATCCAGGCGCGCCGATGGGCATGGCTGATATTGCTGAAGTTCTGTGGCGCAAATTTTTAAAACATAATCCTGCCGATCCGCAATGGCACAACCGTGACCGCTTTGTGTTATCGAACGGCCATGGCTCGATGCTTATTTACTCGTTACTCCATTTATCAGGCTATGATGTCAGCGTCGATGACCTAAAAGGCTTCCGTCAGCTACATTCAAAGACCCCAGGTCATCCTGAGCTTGGTTATACACCAGGTATTGAAACCACGACTGGTCCACTAGGTCAGGGCATCGCGAATGCGGTTGGTTTTGCTATCGCTGAGAAGACGCTAGCGGCACAGTTTAATCGTGACGGACATAACATCGTTGACCACCATACTTATGCGTTCTTGGGTGATGGCTGCTTGATGGAAGGTATCAGCCATGAAGTTTGTTCACTGGCTGGCACGTTATCGCTTGGCAAGTTAGTATTCTTCTATGATGACAATGGCATATCAATCGATGGTAATGTCGAAGGCTGGTTCACTGATGATACGCAAGCGCGCTTTGAAGCGTATGGCTGGCAAGTTATCAAGGTTGATGGTCATGATACCGATGCTATCACTCAAGCAACTGAGAAAGCGATTGCTGAGACCACTAAACCAAGCTTAATCATCTGCAAAACCACTATCGGCGCTGGTAGTCCGAACAAGCAAGGCTTAGCAGCCAGCCATGGTGCACCACTTGGTGATGACGAAATCGCCTTGACTCGTGATGCGTTATCTTGGAAGCATGCACCGTTTGAATTAGATGATGAAATTTATGAAGCGTGGGATGCCAAAGCTAAAGGTGATGTGCAACAAAAGAACTGGGATGCGGACTTTGAAGCTTATAAAAAGGCTTATCCAGAATTGGCAAGCGAGCTACTACGCCGCTTAAATGGTGAGTTGCCAGCGGACTTTGACAAGCAAGCGCAAGACTATATCCAACAAACCCAAGAGCAGGGCGGTGATGTTGCCAGTCGTAAAGCCAGTCAAAATGCGATTAATACTTTGCAGCCATTATTACCAGAATTGTTGGGCGGTTCAGCGGATCTAGCTGGCTCAAACCTCACACTATTTAAAGGTGCTAAAGGCATCGAAACTGACGCTGATGGCAACTATATTTACTATGGCGTGCGCGAGTTCGGTATGACCGCGATTGCCAATGGTATCGCGCTACACGGTGGCTTTATCCCTTACGTGGCGACCTTCCTGATGTTCATGGAATACGCGCGTAACGCTGTGCGTATGGGCGCATTGATGAAGCAACGTATCATCCATGTTTATACGCATGACTCTATTGGTCTGGGTGAAGATGGCCCAACGCATCAGCCAGTTGAGCAACTGACTAGCCTACGCACCACGCCAAATCTACGTACATGGCGTCCTTGTGATGCGACCGAATCTGCTACGGCTTGGGTAGAAGCGATTAAGTCAGAAAACAATCCATCTGCACTTATCTTTAGCCGTCAAAGCTTACCGCATCAAGCACGTGACAGTGAGCAAGTCGCTAATATCACTAAAGGCGGCTATGTGCTAGCGAAGGAACAAGGCGAGCTAAAAGCCATCATCATTGCAACGGGTTCAGAAGTTGGCTTAGCGATGGAAGCGTACGAGACGCTTAGCGAAAATGGCGTTGGCGTCCGTGTGGTCTCTATGCCATGTGCAGAAATCTTTATGGAGCAAGATGCTAGCTACCGTGACGCTGTATTGCCGGCCACTATTCGTGCTCGCGTAGCGGTAGAAGCTGCGCATGTAGACTACTGGTATAAGTTCGTTGGTCTAGATGGCAAAGTCATCGGCATGACCACTTATGGCGAATCAGCACCTGCAAGCGACTTGTATAAAGAGTTTGGTATTACTACTGAAGCTGTCGTTGATGCGGTAAATAGTTTGATGTAA
- the serS gene encoding serine--tRNA ligase, translating to MIDPKLLRGDLSDLQQQLATRGYTLDMEFWQTIENERKSLQVKTEELQSRRNAGAKQVGALKKSGEDASELLAEMQSVSGEIKTAEDELRTLQERITQAALQIPNIPAADVPVGTSEDDNVEVRKWGTPREFDFEIQDHTHIGETLGMLDFEAATKLTGSRFNVLRGQLAQMHRALIQFMLNTHTIKYGYTETYVPYIVNSESLKGTGQLPKFEDDLFKLTNHTNNDDMDFYLIPTAEVPMTNLVRGERLDIKELPLKFTAHTPCFRSEAGSHGRDTRGLIRQHQFEKVEMVNIASAEHSDDLLEAMTGQAEYILQQLNLPYRTVKLCTGDMGFAAQKTYDIEVWLPSQETYREISSCSNCGDFQARRMGTRVKDGKQTSLAHTLNGSGLAVGRTLLAVMENHQNADGSITIPEVLRPFMGGAETISV from the coding sequence ATGATTGATCCGAAACTCTTACGCGGCGATTTAAGCGACTTACAGCAACAGCTGGCCACCCGTGGCTATACGCTTGATATGGAGTTCTGGCAAACCATTGAAAATGAGCGTAAATCGCTACAAGTCAAAACCGAAGAGTTGCAATCGCGCCGTAACGCTGGTGCTAAGCAAGTGGGCGCGCTAAAAAAATCGGGCGAAGATGCCAGTGAGCTATTGGCTGAGATGCAAAGTGTCAGCGGTGAGATTAAAACGGCCGAAGACGAGCTGCGCACTTTACAAGAGCGCATCACCCAAGCGGCTTTGCAGATTCCCAATATTCCAGCAGCAGATGTGCCAGTGGGTACGTCAGAAGATGATAACGTCGAAGTGCGCAAATGGGGCACGCCGCGCGAGTTTGACTTTGAGATTCAAGACCATACTCATATAGGTGAGACACTCGGTATGCTCGACTTTGAAGCAGCAACCAAACTAACTGGTAGCCGCTTCAACGTGCTTAGAGGACAGTTGGCACAAATGCACCGTGCCTTAATTCAGTTTATGCTGAATACTCATACGATTAAGTACGGCTATACTGAAACGTATGTTCCTTATATCGTCAATTCAGAAAGCTTAAAAGGCACAGGTCAGTTACCGAAGTTTGAAGATGATTTGTTTAAACTTACTAATCATACGAATAATGATGATATGGATTTTTATCTCATTCCGACGGCGGAAGTACCGATGACCAATTTGGTACGCGGCGAGCGCTTAGATATCAAAGAGCTGCCGTTAAAGTTTACCGCGCATACACCCTGTTTCCGTAGTGAAGCCGGCTCGCACGGTCGTGATACTCGTGGTCTCATTCGTCAGCATCAGTTTGAAAAAGTTGAGATGGTCAATATTGCCAGCGCTGAGCATTCAGATGACTTGCTTGAAGCGATGACAGGACAGGCTGAATATATCTTGCAGCAGTTGAATCTGCCATACCGTACTGTAAAACTGTGCACTGGCGATATGGGCTTTGCCGCGCAAAAAACTTATGACATCGAAGTATGGTTACCAAGCCAAGAGACCTATCGCGAAATCTCAAGTTGTTCTAACTGTGGTGATTTCCAAGCACGCCGTATGGGCACACGGGTCAAAGACGGCAAGCAGACTAGTTTGGCGCATACGCTAAATGGTTCAGGCTTGGCAGTTGGTCGTACTTTATTGGCTGTCATGGAAAATCATCAAAATGCGGATGGTAGTATCACGATTCCAGAAGTGTTGCGTCCATTTATGGGCGGTGCTGAGACAATTTCAGTTTAA